One stretch of Chloroflexia bacterium SDU3-3 DNA includes these proteins:
- a CDS encoding YtxH domain-containing protein produces MSSWPACLRRSARTQCSQPLRAVCGARSTHRPAYSNAGAGGTPPPAHSYAGLPRAGRGRSGCMGRFLIGLLVGAATGAAVVYFAAPRSGNMQRKQLKSLWDGAVEAARDASSMRTQELWAEYHARIGGKN; encoded by the coding sequence ATGAGTTCCTGGCCCGCGTGCTTGAGGAGATCCGCACGCACGCAGTGTAGCCAGCCGTTGAGGGCGGTGTGCGGCGCACGCAGCACCCATCGCCCAGCATACAGTAACGCAGGAGCGGGCGGCACACCACCGCCCGCTCACTCTTACGCAGGCCTGCCCCGCGCGGGCAGAGGAAGGAGCGGCTGCATGGGACGATTTTTGATCGGCTTGTTGGTTGGCGCGGCGACTGGGGCTGCCGTGGTCTACTTCGCCGCCCCGCGCTCGGGCAATATGCAGCGCAAGCAGCTGAAGAGCCTGTGGGACGGCGCGGTCGAGGCCGCGCGCGATGCCAGCAGCATGCGCACCCAGGAGCTATGGGCCGAATACCACGCGCGCATCGGGGGCAAGAACTAA
- a CDS encoding DUF4013 domain-containing protein, producing the protein MDIGKAFGFVFEDERWITKVLIGGLLVWIPIVNFAVFGYMLKVAENVAKGSSTPLPEWSDFGDLFMRGLYYVIIYIVYSLPSIIVSCIFGVIQGGLTASADQSSDAAAGGVVLLACIGNIITLVLSIGTMFVLYPALARYVATGSLSEAFKFGEVFSSARANVSTWVMVILVAILAGLVGSLGLIACVIGVIFTLFYAQVVQGHVLGQAIVKTGLLPAYGDTPAPYVPPTSYQ; encoded by the coding sequence ATGGACATTGGGAAAGCCTTTGGCTTCGTCTTTGAGGACGAGCGCTGGATCACAAAGGTGCTGATCGGCGGCCTGCTGGTCTGGATCCCCATCGTGAACTTTGCGGTATTCGGCTACATGCTGAAGGTCGCCGAAAACGTAGCCAAGGGATCAAGCACCCCGCTGCCCGAGTGGTCGGACTTTGGCGACCTCTTTATGCGCGGGCTGTACTACGTCATCATCTACATCGTCTACTCGCTCCCCTCAATCATCGTCAGCTGCATCTTCGGTGTGATCCAGGGGGGCCTGACCGCATCGGCTGACCAGAGTAGCGACGCCGCAGCAGGCGGTGTTGTTCTGCTCGCCTGCATTGGCAACATCATCACGTTGGTGCTGAGCATCGGCACCATGTTTGTGCTGTACCCGGCGCTCGCCCGCTATGTGGCCACCGGCTCGCTCAGCGAGGCCTTCAAATTTGGCGAGGTGTTCTCCTCGGCTCGTGCGAACGTGAGCACCTGGGTGATGGTCATCCTGGTCGCTATCCTCGCAGGGCTGGTCGGCTCGCTTGGTCTGATCGCCTGTGTCATCGGTGTTATCTTCACGCTGTTCTACGCCCAGGTGGTGCAGGGCCACGTGCTTGGCCAGGCCATCGTGAAGACTGGCCTGCTGCCCGCCTACGGCGACACCCCGGCACCCTATGTGCCGCCCACGTCATACCAGTAG
- a CDS encoding DUF4013 domain-containing protein — translation MDLRTALGNIHRDPDWWRKVLTGGALTLTVFGAPWSAGLAVESLENVRRGYPSPLPPSVDFGGRYVIGLFALIIDFLFFAIPLFVLGMLFICGIGSMAFSQSGQVSPLISGGAAAVIALFLLAVFASSIAPAGRLIYSAEGDIEQALSMATVRRAFDPQLRGAYARARLRSLVGYIPFTLFLAILWLTSGLVFPGSWLLTLILLWLACSALTYAHLVVAQLYGDAERASW, via the coding sequence ATGGATCTTCGCACCGCGCTCGGCAATATTCACCGCGACCCCGACTGGTGGCGCAAGGTGCTCACCGGCGGCGCGCTGACGCTGACGGTCTTCGGGGCGCCGTGGTCGGCTGGGCTGGCGGTGGAAAGCTTGGAGAACGTGCGGCGCGGCTACCCATCCCCGCTGCCACCCTCGGTCGACTTCGGCGGGCGCTATGTGATCGGCCTGTTCGCCCTGATCATCGACTTTTTGTTTTTTGCCATACCGCTGTTTGTGCTGGGCATGCTGTTTATCTGCGGTATCGGCAGCATGGCCTTCAGCCAGAGCGGCCAGGTTTCGCCGCTAATCTCCGGCGGCGCGGCGGCGGTGATCGCGCTGTTCTTGCTGGCCGTCTTCGCCAGCAGCATCGCGCCAGCGGGCCGCCTGATCTATAGCGCCGAGGGCGATATCGAGCAGGCGCTCAGCATGGCCACAGTGCGCCGCGCCTTCGACCCGCAGCTGCGCGGGGCCTACGCGCGGGCGCGGCTGCGCTCGCTGGTGGGCTACATCCCCTTCACTCTCTTTCTTGCCATCCTCTGGCTCACCTCGGGCCTGGTCTTCCCCGGCAGCTGGCTGCTCACCCTCATCCTGCTATGGCTGGCCTGCAGCGCGCTGACCTACGCCCACCTGGTGGTGGCCCAGCTCTACGGCGATGCCGAGCGCGCCAGCTGGTAG